In Cherax quadricarinatus isolate ZL_2023a chromosome 98, ASM3850222v1, whole genome shotgun sequence, the genomic stretch TCATCCATCTCAATTAATGAGCATGTTTTTTGATAATTTTTAGAGGCCTTTTTGAAGAAATCTCTGATATCTTCTTGGATGGTACTACTGTGCCTTTTTTGAAGAAATGTCGAGTGTAATCTATGGAATAGCATAACTTCCTGTGCAGAAAAACATGCCTTACTTTCAGTAAATTCAATGAGTTCTTTTAGGTTTTCAATAGCTTTAGCCCAGGTTATCACTCTTTGCACTTCATAATCTTCTTCTTCACTCGTTTCATGAACTGGATTTAAAACACTCTGAATGATATCATCATCAGTCACTTCCCGAGTCAATTCGGCAGTTTGGTCAGCATCCAGCCATTCCTGGAAATCGTCTTCATGTAAACTGGCAACTGCACTGGGAGGCAGTGCATTTTTAAAAACATCCAAAATGGAGAATACCGATTTCTTTGCCTGTaatccaaacccttcaaaatcttccTCCTCAGATGACACGTCAAACATAACATTAGGCCACAATTTGATCCAGGCTTTTCTTAAAGTGAAGCTCTTAATATCATTCCAGGCACACGCTACACTGTAGATTGCATCTTTCATGCTATAAGCTGCTTGAAAGTCCTGTATACTACCGTGGAAATGAGCGAGTTTTCTAAGGAAGTCTCTTCTGTAGTTCGACTTTATAGTCTGGATAACGCCTTGCTCCATGGGCTGAATTAGAGATGTAACATTAGAAGGAAGATAAGTGGTGAAAATATTGCCAGAAACTAACTCAAATTCATTAGGGTCGGCTCTGCAATTATCCAATATAAGAATAGCTTTGCTGGCTTGAGGTAAACCAATTTTTTTGAAATGCTGTTTCACCTCTGGTTCAAAATGATGATAAAACCAATCTTGAAAGTTTTCCTTGTCCAACCATGAATTGCTTTGAGCTTTGTAAACCACCGGTAGATGGGTCACATGTTTAATAGCTCTAGGGTTGCTACATTTACCCACAACAAGTAATTTTAACCTATGGGTGCCTGCCGCATTAGCACAGGTTAACACCATCAGACTGTCCTTATTCCGCCTGGCTGCCATTGCGCTGGATTCACCTAAACCTACAAGCACAGAAGCAGGGAGGCAACGCCAGAACAAATGCATCTCTTTGGCATTATAAATCTGTTCAGGTGATAAATCATGCTCTTCAACAAGGCTAGCAAAAATTTCCGAGCATGTTTCAGCAGTTTCATGACTGTCTGTGTTCTGTTCGTCACATTCGTCCAGCCTGACCCCATGACGGGTTATGAAATGAGACAACCACTTTTCAGATAGCAAAAACTGATTAGTAACATTCAACTTCTTATAAAAATCGTTTGCCTTTTCAGAGAGAGTTGGTCGAGACACTTGGACACCTGCCAGCCATTTCAGTTTCAACCACTCGTAAAGCACCGCGTCCAAGACTTCCAATTTACGCTTTGGTATAAGTTTCCTCTTATCAACGCCTTTGTTAGATGAGGAACCTTTGTCGGACGCTGACTCTTTGTTAAACATCAAACCTTTGCCAAATATAGAACCCCTATTACATACTGAATCTCTATTCAACACAAAACCTTTGTCAGATATTGAGCCTTTTTTTAATACAGTACCTTTGTGATACATTGAACCACTGTGTGACATTGAACCTTTGTTAGACACTGAGTCTTTATCAAACCTTGAACGTTTGTTGGATGTTGAACCTTCATAAAACACCAAATTTTTATTAGATTCTGAACCTTTATCAGACATTGTGACTTTGTCAGGTGTTGAACCTTTGTTAGATACCGAGCCTTTGTTAGTTTCCGAACCCTTGCCAGACACCTGAAACTGGTGAGATGCTGAACCATTGTAAGACAATGAATCAGTGAAGAACTTTAGTAGTCGATCTTTTTCAGAGCGAATAGAACGTAAGGGTAATGCTCCAATCTTGTACTCCTTCATCAGAACACTAGTATCTTCACCTTGCTCCAGTCTCCTGCATATGTCTATTGTCTGCGTTGATGTCAAATATTTCTGCGGTGGATTTTCATTTTTGCTGGTGGATGGGGTGTCCATTTTTCTCCTGGCATCTGAAGGAACACCTGGAAAATGTGAattatattgttatattcctaggtagtaggttggtagacagcaactgcccagggaggtactactgtaatgtggcagtaggttggtagacagcaactgcccaggaaggtactaccatcctgtgttagtaggttggtagacagcaactgcccagggaggtactaccatcctgtggtagtaggttggtatacagcaactgcccagggaggtactactgtcatgtggcagtaggttggtagccggtaaccacccagggagatactatcattctgtggtagtaggttcgtagacagcaaccacccagggaggtactactgtcctgtggtagtagattggtagacagaaactacccagggaggtactaccatccagtggaagttggttggtaga encodes the following:
- the LOC138850944 gene encoding uncharacterized protein (The sequence of the model RefSeq protein was modified relative to this genomic sequence to represent the inferred CDS: added 333 bases not found in genome assembly), encoding MTGSQPSGQEEKKSPVVICLDLPDESCTIYKEISNVPENSQKKMRNEESMGGDVSETQKLDVSIKAKEGVWRSGRVRKRSSKLADFASTAEVDVLFRQYSDGPGSLHNDSNKVDTQDSMVNNTDDDVIDVKDEPLKEEVLPENNDICYELADAESTEDPPSVVGDDDSSNLSLVTSVGTQEHSDCLPPLPAACSGVSEATSCQPTTVGVTQTGVPSDARRKMDTPSTSKNENPPQKYLTSTQTIDICRRLEQGEDTSVLMKEYKIGALPLRSIRSEKDRLLKFFTDSLSYNGSASHQFQVSGKGSETNKGSVSNKGSTPDKVTMSDKGSESNKNLVFYEGSTSNKRSRFDKDSVSNKGSMSHSGSMYHKGTVLKKGSISDKGFVLNRDSVCNRGSIFGKGLMFNKESASDKGSSSNKGVDKRKLIPKRKLEVLDAVLYEWLKLKWLAGVQVSRPTLSEKANDFYKKLNVTNQFLLSEKWLSHFITRHGVRLDECDEQNTDSHETAETCSEIFASLVEEHDLSPEQIYNAKEMHLFWRCLPASVLVGLGESSAMAARRNKDSLMVLTCANAAGTHRLKLLVVGKCSNPRAIKHVTHLPVVYKAQSNSWLDKENFQDWFYHHFEPEVKQHFKKIGLPQASKAILILDNCRADPNEFELVSGNIFTTYLPSNVTSLIQPMEQGVIQTIKSNYRRDFLRKLAHFHGSIQDFQAAYSMKDAIYSVACAWNDIKSFTLRKAWIKLWPNVMFDVSSEEEDFEGFGLQAKKSVFSILDVFKNALPPSAVASLHEDDFQEWLDADQTAELTREVTDDDIIQSVLNPVHETSEEEDYEVQRVITWAKAIENLKELIEFTESKACFSAQEVMLFHRLHSTFLQKRHSSTIQEDIRDFFKKASKNYQKTCSLIEMDEPLTLTNSSTEVETEKAPSSPPVPESS